One region of Populus trichocarpa isolate Nisqually-1 chromosome 4, P.trichocarpa_v4.1, whole genome shotgun sequence genomic DNA includes:
- the LOC7494319 gene encoding probable histone H2A.3, which produces MAGRGKALGSGAAKKATSRSSKAGLQFPVGRIARFLKTGKYAERVGAGAPVYLSAVLEYLAAEVLELAGNAARDNKKTRIVPRHIQLAVRNDEELSRLLGQVTIANGGVLPNIHNTLLPKRVSKGPVDDE; this is translated from the exons ATGGCAGGAAGAGGAAAGGCTTTGGGGTCCGGAGCAGCAAAGAAAGCAACCTCGAGAAGTAGCAAGGCGGGTTTGCAGTTCCCTGTGGGACGTATTGCTCGGTTCCTGAAGACTGGGAAATACGCCGAACGTGTTGGTGCTGGTGCTCCTGTCTACCTCTCTGCTGTTCTTGAGTATCTTGCTGCTGAG GTGTTAGAACTGGCTGGGAATGCAGCAAGAGACAACAAGAAGACTAGGATAGTCCCGAGGCACATTCAGTTGGCAGTGAGGAACGATGAGGAGCTGAGCAGGCTGCTTGGCCAAGTCACAATTGCTAATGGTGGTGTCTTGCCTAATATTCACAACACTTTGTTACCGAAAAGGGTTTCTAAAGGTCCAGTTGATGATGAATGA
- the LOC18097445 gene encoding protein HEAT-STRESS-ASSOCIATED 32, with protein MSSSSVYYRWKSFEEDGDRPEKPRRFGVTEMRGPQYTLLSQNMLQDLFETMGQFVDGLKFSGGSHSLMPKSSIKEVIDMAHKHDVYVSTGDWAEHLLRKDPSAPRSTGKEAAPVLVFVCYGYILLENGEI; from the exons atgtCATCATCCTCAGtatattaccgatggaaaaGCTTCGAGGAAGATGGAGATCGACCAGAGAAGCCTCGTAGATTTGGAGTTACAGAGATGAGAGGGCCTCAATACACTCTATTGAGCCAGAACATGCTTCAA GATCTTTTCGAGACAATGGGGCAGTTTGTTGATGGACTGAAATTCTCCGGTGGTTCTCATAGTTTAATGCCAAAGTCTTCTATTAAAGAAGTGATTGACATGGCTCACAAGCATGATGTGTATGTTAGTACTGGTGATTGGGCTGAGCATTTGCTTCGTAAAGATCCCTCAGCACCTCGAAGCACTGGTAAGGAAGCAGCACCTGTCTTGGTGTTTGTTTGCTATGGTTACATATTGCTTGAAAATGGAGAGATATGA
- the LOC7490773 gene encoding oxygen-evolving enhancer protein 3, chloroplastic — MAQAMASMAGLRGTSQAVLEGSLQLSGSNRLLNVPSNTTRVAVARPGLAVRAQQQVSGELETSRRAMLGLVAAGLASGSFVQVVLADALPIKLGPPPPPSGGLPGTLNSDEARDFDLPLKQRFFLQPLPPAEAAVRAKESAKDILGVKSLIDQKAWPYVQNDLRLKAGYLRFDLNTVISAKSKDEKKSLKELTGKLFDTISNLDHAAKIKSTPEAEKYYAQTVSSLNDVLAKLG, encoded by the exons ATGGCACAAGCAATGGCATCGATGGCTGGTCTACGTGGAACATCTCAGGCTGTCCTTGAAGGTAGCCTCCAGCTAAGTGGTTCAAACAGGTTGTTGAATGTGCCTAGCAACACCACTCGTGTGGCCGTGGCACGCCCTGGGCTTGCTGTTAGAGCTCAGCAACAAGTGTCTGGTGAGCTTGAAACTAGCCGTAGGGCCATGTTGGGTCTTGTTGCTGCTGGTTTGGCTTCTGGTTCTTTTGTTCAAGTTGTTCTTGCTGATGCTCTTCCTATCAAACTTGGCCCTCCTCCCCCTCCTTCTGGTGGACTCC CTGGGACATTGAACTCTGATGAAGCAAGAGACTTTGATCTGCCACTGAAACAGAGGTTTTTCTTGCAACCACTTCCCCCAGCTGAGGCGGCAGTAAGGGCTAAGGAGTCAGCAAAGGACATTCTTGGTGTGAAATCTTTGATAGACCAGAAGGCTTGGCCTTATGTCCAAAATGACCTTCGTCTCAAGGCAGGATATCTTCGTTTTGACCTCAACACTGTTATCTCTGCTAAGTCCAAGGACGAGAAGAAATCCCTTAAGGAACTTACTGGAAAGCTCTTTGATACCATCAGCAAT CTCGACCATGCAGCAAAGATTAAGAGCACTCCTGAAGCTGAGAAGTACTATGCTCAGACTGTATCTTCTCTGAATGATGTTCTTGCTAAGCTTGGTTAA
- the LOC7490772 gene encoding cytosolic sulfotransferase 8 codes for MSYSPNLQKPSNSTNHYEEDQQQQQQQIKSQSQKYEEIISTLPKDQYGWLDEHYKIEGFWYDPVWAVGVLWAQENFQARSSDIILASFPKCGTTWLKALMFAIQKRNDRCLNDSTHPLLTTNPHKCVPYFELQAHEDDPITYLDSLPSPRLLGTHISYTSLPKSIINSGSKIVCICRDSKDVLASLWKFVNKIRSGRNMLPLPLEEGFELFCKGVCLSGPFWEYNSEYWNASLERPNNVFFLKYEDLKKDTAFYVQKLAQFMERPFSVDEKSKGVVKDIIKLCSLENLSNLEVNKTGTFHLGSKAKVDNNAFFRRGNVGDSKTCLTPTMIKRLDEITKAKFRGSGLDLLPVSEDVQELPEVAKALKSAVPDGIFDEVSYNDWADAK; via the exons ATGTCTTACTCTCCTAATCTTCAAAAACCTTCAAACAGTACTAACCACTACGAAGaagatcaacaacaacaacaacaacagatcAAAAGCCAGTCCCAGAAATATGAAGAGATTATTTCAACCCTTCCTAAGGATCAATATGGATGGTTGGATGAGCATTACAAGATTGAAGGATTTTGGTATGATCCTGTTTGGGCTGTTGGAGTTCTTTGGGCACAGGAAAACTTCCAGGCACGCTCTAGTGATATTATTTTGGCTTCATTTCCCAAGTGTGGCACCACATGGCTGAAGGCTCTCATGTTTGCCATCCAGAAGAGAAATGATCGTTGCCTCAATGATTCAACTCACCCTTTACTCACTACAAACCCTCATAAGTGTGTTCCCTATTTTGAGCTGCAAGCTCATGAAGATGACCCAATTACATACCTAGATTCTCTTCCCTCACCTAGGCTACTTGGCACACATATCTCTTACACTTCACTGCCGAAATCCATCATAAATTCAGGTTCTAAGATTGTGTGTATCTGTCGGGACTCGAAAGATGTTTTGGCCTCCTTGTGGAAGTTTGTCAATAAAATAAGATCTGGAAGGAACATGCTACCCCTGCCTCTGGAAGAAGGGTTTGAGCTTTTCTGTAAAGGAGTTTGTCTTTCAGGACCCTTTTGGGAGTACAATTCGGAGTACTGGAACGCAAGTTTAGAACGTCcgaataatgtattttttctcaAGTATGAGGATCTGAAGAAGGATACTGCTTTTTACGTGCAGAAGCTGGCACAATTCATGGAACGTCCCTTCTCGGTGGATGAAAAAAGTAAAGGTGTCGTGAAAGACATAATAAAGCTATGTAGTCTTGAGAATTTGAGCAATCTGGAGGTGAACAAAACTGGAACATTTCATCTGGGCTCCAAAGCAAAGGTGGACAACAATGCATTCTTCCGGCGAGGTAACGTTGGAGATTCGAAGACTTGTCTGACGCCTACGATGATTAAGCGACTTGATGAGATTACAAAGGCAAAGTTCAGAGGGTCTGGACTG GATCTATTACCAGTAAGTGAGGATGTACAAGAGTTACCTGAGGTGGCAAAGGCCTTAAAGTCAGCTGTACCTGATGGGATTTTTGATGAAGTCTCATATAATGACTGGGCAGATGCAAAATGA
- the LOC7490771 gene encoding protein DESIGUAL 2, producing MAKNHGILVCLLIIALDVVAGILGIEADMAQNKVKHLKMWVFECRDPSYQAFKLGLAAILFLPLAHIIANLLGGCTCMWSKEDFGKASATRKLAVASLFFSWIILAIGFTMLVIGTMANSKSRKSCGLSYHHILSIGGILCFIHGIFAVAYYVSATASARDHSRHRTPATSQA from the exons atggctAAAAATCATGGTATTTTGGTTTGTCTCCTAATCATAGCACTGGATGTTGTTGCTGGCATACTTGGGATTGAAGCTGATATGGCTCAAAACAAG GTGAAGCATTTAAAGATGTGGGTTTTTGAGTGTAGAGACCCGAGCTATCAAGCTTTCAAGCTAGGTTTGGCTGCAATATTATTTCTTCCCCTTGCTCATATCATTGCTAACTTGCTTGGTGGATGCACTTGCATGTGGTCCAAGGAAGATTTCGGAAAGGCATCCGCTACTAGGAAGCTAGCTGTagcttctcttttcttctcatg GATCATACTGGCCATTGGGTTCACAATGCTGGTCATAGGGACAATGGCAAactcaaaatcaagaaaatcatgTGGATTATCGTATCATCACATTCTCTCCATCGGAGGCATCCTGTGTTTCATTCATGGAATCTTCGCAGTAGCCTATTATGTATCTGCCACTGCTTCAGCCAGAGACCATTCTCGGCATCGAACCCCTGCTACTTCTCAAGCGTAg